A single window of Cytobacillus dafuensis DNA harbors:
- a CDS encoding methyl-accepting chemotaxis protein — protein sequence MKIKSKLLFIISILVLAIVVLGSSAVYIIQSNIEQNNLLKNKMEIQKGVISIQYYLAGLSNDERGLIITGETEFQDGMQKKAANIRKIFEEIKLLDQDNKYKKEIVLLEQSFNEFWNMNQKVIKNIRLHPDEARELHFGEERTLRKEVLDPAINKLVVLLEKDVKDLANTIESKSAWSQRALLFVTIISIITGIILSVLLLRSILVPLGLMNKQLKEIANGEADLTKRLQIKSKDEFGQLAISFNDFAESLRKIIKQISGSSEQVAAASEELSASGEQSKATSAQVSESMQRIADNSRKQSDVMEESLNSVNESLNSLMTVTSNTNSVVELSSSMKERAEKGSNSVNKMLEQMHSINKSVDLAGKGIESLVQSTSEIKVISSIITDISSQTNLLALNAAIEAARAGEHGKGFAVVAEEVRKLSDQTNQSAIHIQSLVNTIQNESTVTTDNIQVVRDNVTSGINLSEETATDFYKILEAIDQVSSQIKDVATTSHQITNDFGEVQISIEGIADGSKETIANTEMIAAATEEQFASMEEISYATSSLSKLAENLQEMVLKFKI from the coding sequence ATGAAAATAAAATCAAAACTACTATTCATTATTTCAATACTAGTCTTAGCAATTGTTGTTCTTGGATCATCAGCAGTGTATATTATTCAATCAAATATAGAACAAAATAATTTGTTAAAAAATAAAATGGAAATTCAAAAAGGTGTCATATCAATCCAATATTATTTGGCAGGTCTTTCAAACGATGAAAGAGGTTTAATTATTACTGGTGAAACAGAATTTCAAGATGGAATGCAGAAAAAAGCTGCTAATATTAGAAAAATATTTGAAGAAATAAAATTATTAGATCAAGATAATAAGTACAAGAAGGAAATAGTATTACTTGAACAAAGCTTCAATGAATTTTGGAACATGAATCAGAAGGTAATTAAAAATATACGTTTACATCCCGATGAAGCTAGAGAATTACACTTTGGTGAAGAAAGAACTTTAAGAAAAGAAGTATTAGATCCTGCGATAAATAAGCTCGTAGTGTTGCTGGAAAAAGATGTTAAAGACTTAGCGAACACGATAGAAAGTAAAAGTGCATGGAGTCAACGCGCTTTACTTTTCGTTACAATAATATCAATCATTACAGGAATCATATTAAGCGTCTTACTTTTAAGGTCCATCTTAGTTCCGTTAGGTTTAATGAATAAACAATTAAAGGAAATTGCAAATGGTGAAGCTGATTTAACAAAAAGGCTTCAAATAAAAAGTAAGGATGAATTTGGACAATTAGCTATATCCTTTAATGATTTCGCTGAATCATTGAGAAAGATCATAAAACAAATTAGCGGTTCATCCGAGCAGGTAGCAGCAGCTTCTGAAGAACTTTCTGCAAGTGGCGAACAATCTAAAGCCACGTCAGCACAAGTTTCAGAATCCATGCAAAGGATTGCAGACAATAGTAGGAAACAAAGTGATGTCATGGAAGAAAGTTTAAATTCGGTGAATGAATCCTTAAATAGCTTAATGACAGTTACCTCAAACACTAATTCTGTAGTAGAATTATCATCTTCAATGAAGGAACGAGCAGAAAAAGGATCAAATTCTGTTAATAAAATGTTAGAGCAAATGCATTCCATCAATAAATCTGTAGACCTAGCAGGCAAGGGCATTGAATCTTTAGTACAAAGTACATCTGAAATAAAAGTAATATCTTCAATTATTACAGATATTTCAAGCCAGACGAATTTGCTTGCATTAAACGCAGCTATTGAAGCAGCTAGAGCAGGTGAACATGGGAAAGGATTTGCAGTTGTTGCTGAAGAGGTTAGAAAGCTATCTGATCAAACGAATCAATCTGCCATCCATATTCAATCACTTGTAAATACTATTCAAAATGAGTCAACTGTAACGACAGATAATATTCAAGTTGTGAGAGATAATGTTACTTCAGGAATAAATTTATCCGAGGAAACAGCCACTGACTTTTATAAAATTCTTGAAGCCATTGATCAAGTAAGTTCACAAATCAAGGATGTTGCAACGACCTCTCATCAAATAACAAATGATTTTGGTGAGGTACAAATATCAATTGAAGGAATTGCAGATGGATCGAAAGAAACAATTGCTAATACCGAAATGATAGCAGCAGCTACAGAGGAGCAATTTGCATCAATGGAAGAAATTTCATATGCAACTTCATCTTTATCAAAATTGGCAGAGAATTTACAAGAAATGGTATTGAAATTTAAAATATAG
- a CDS encoding glycosyltransferase, translated as MFIIPHTNAKSFSEKGYALTLEEENLTAHSLIKALDLAEQNKLNMIKKMRDSRMGDALTMLVKEIKFEVIDDASLYGSVFYL; from the coding sequence ATGTTTATTATTCCGCATACAAATGCAAAATCCTTTAGTGAAAAAGGATATGCATTAACATTAGAAGAAGAAAATCTAACTGCCCACTCACTCATTAAAGCCTTGGATTTAGCCGAACAAAACAAATTGAACATGATTAAGAAGATGAGAGACTCCAGAATGGGTGACGCCTTGACTATGCTAGTGAAGGAAATCAAATTTGAAGTAATAGATGACGCTTCCTTGTATGGAAGCGTATTTTATTTGTAA
- a CDS encoding GNAT family N-acetyltransferase, which translates to MDFFIRKMTVEDIPQVQKVAKTSWNHTYDGIIPKDIQENFLKSAYNDEMMKRRIDQSFIYVSEVDGEIVGFANFSPVKEDRQMELGAIYLLPDYQGKGIGSALLHEGIKHAKDVSQVFINVEKDNKIGKAFYDAKGFKLVSEFEENFDGHLLNTVKMVLNV; encoded by the coding sequence ATGGACTTTTTCATTCGAAAGATGACGGTCGAGGATATTCCGCAAGTTCAGAAAGTAGCAAAAACAAGTTGGAATCATACATATGATGGAATTATTCCAAAGGACATTCAAGAGAACTTTTTAAAATCCGCTTATAACGATGAAATGATGAAAAGAAGGATCGATCAGTCGTTTATATATGTTTCCGAAGTGGATGGAGAAATTGTTGGTTTTGCTAATTTCTCACCTGTAAAAGAGGATAGACAAATGGAATTAGGGGCTATTTATTTACTTCCCGATTACCAAGGAAAAGGTATAGGTTCTGCCCTTTTACATGAAGGAATAAAACATGCAAAAGATGTAAGTCAGGTATTTATCAATGTTGAAAAAGACAATAAAATTGGTAAAGCTTTCTATGATGCGAAAGGTTTTAAGCTTGTGTCCGAATTCGAAGAAAACTTTGATGGACATCTCTTAAATACAGTCAAAATGGTATTAAATGTGTGA
- a CDS encoding DMT family transporter has protein sequence MSWVYLVLAGIFEMIGVTMINSFHKNRNWQSFCMLLAGFGASFIFLSLAMKELPMGTAYAIWTGIGASGGAILGMVLYGEPKDWKRVVFILMVLGSAVGLKLTS, from the coding sequence ATGAGTTGGGTTTATCTTGTTTTAGCAGGTATTTTTGAAATGATTGGCGTAACGATGATCAACAGCTTCCATAAAAATCGTAATTGGCAATCTTTTTGTATGCTGCTTGCTGGATTTGGAGCTAGTTTTATTTTTCTATCCCTTGCGATGAAAGAATTGCCAATGGGAACAGCATATGCCATCTGGACTGGAATTGGTGCATCAGGTGGAGCTATTTTAGGAATGGTTTTATACGGGGAGCCAAAGGATTGGAAAAGAGTCGTGTTTATTCTAATGGTGCTAGGTTCGGCTGTTGGCCTTAAGCTTACTTCATAG
- a CDS encoding DMT family transporter, with the protein MNWLKVFIAAFFEVFWVIGLKHADDVWTWTGTIVSIIISFYLMIMAGKKLPVGTVYAVFVGMGTAGTVLSEIIFFGEPLKMSKIILVLILLCGVVGLKLVTKDEEIKAEEGKAS; encoded by the coding sequence ATGAATTGGCTTAAAGTTTTTATTGCGGCATTCTTTGAAGTATTTTGGGTTATTGGATTGAAACATGCAGATGATGTATGGACTTGGACAGGGACGATTGTTTCCATTATTATAAGCTTTTACTTAATGATTATGGCAGGGAAGAAGTTGCCCGTTGGAACTGTTTATGCTGTTTTTGTTGGTATGGGAACAGCTGGAACTGTCTTGTCAGAAATAATCTTTTTCGGCGAACCTTTGAAAATGTCTAAGATCATCCTTGTGCTTATTTTATTATGCGGAGTCGTTGGCTTGAAGCTTGTTACAAAGGATGAAGAGATAAAGGCAGAGGAGGGGAAAGCTTCATGA
- the pdxT gene encoding pyridoxal 5'-phosphate synthase glutaminase subunit PdxT, giving the protein MTTIGVLGLQGAVEEHLKQIESLGLQGIVVKKPEQLEEIDGLILPGGESTAMRRLIDQYGFLEPLKQFSDIKKPIFGTCAGMVLAANKLVGSEDSHLNIIDITVKRNAFGRQRDSFEAELDIYGIETPITAVFIRAPYIEKAGENVEVLAKLEEKIVAARQEHILVCAFHPELTADTRFLQLFVQMIEDYKQIAV; this is encoded by the coding sequence ATCACGACTATTGGAGTTTTAGGACTGCAAGGTGCAGTTGAAGAACACTTGAAACAAATTGAGTCTTTAGGCTTACAGGGAATCGTTGTGAAAAAACCAGAACAGCTGGAAGAAATCGATGGATTAATTCTGCCTGGCGGTGAAAGTACTGCAATGAGAAGGCTTATAGACCAATATGGTTTTCTCGAGCCGTTAAAACAATTTTCCGATATCAAGAAACCTATTTTCGGTACATGTGCAGGCATGGTGTTAGCAGCTAATAAGTTAGTTGGGTCAGAGGATTCCCATCTTAATATTATCGATATTACTGTAAAGCGAAATGCATTTGGTCGCCAGCGTGATAGCTTTGAAGCCGAGCTTGATATCTACGGGATCGAGACACCAATAACAGCTGTTTTTATTCGTGCACCTTATATTGAGAAAGCTGGGGAAAATGTTGAGGTACTAGCAAAATTGGAAGAGAAGATTGTTGCTGCAAGACAGGAGCATATTCTCGTTTGTGCCTTCCATCCAGAATTGACTGCTGATACTCGTTTCCTGCAGTTATTTGTCCAAATGATTGAAGATTACAAACAGATAGCTGTGTAA
- the pdxS gene encoding pyridoxal 5'-phosphate synthase lyase subunit PdxS: MEKLLGTETVKRGMAHMQKGGVIMDVINAEQAKIAEAAGAVAVMALERVPSDIRAAGGVARMADPRIVEEVLNAVSIPVMAKARIGHIVEARVLEAMGVDYIDESEVLTPADEEFHLLKSDFTVPFVCGCRDLGEAARRIGEGAAMLRTKGEPGTGNIVEAVRHMRKVQAQVRKVTLMSDDEIMTEAKILGAPYEVLKQIKKEGKLPVVNFAAGGVATPADAALMMELGADGVFVGSGIFKSENPEKFASAIVQATTYYNDYDLIGKLSKELGNPMKGIEISKLAAAERMQDRGW; the protein is encoded by the coding sequence ATGGAAAAGTTATTAGGTACTGAAACAGTAAAAAGAGGAATGGCACATATGCAAAAGGGCGGCGTCATTATGGATGTCATTAATGCAGAGCAAGCAAAAATCGCAGAAGCAGCAGGTGCTGTTGCTGTTATGGCATTAGAAAGAGTGCCATCCGATATCCGTGCTGCAGGCGGCGTCGCAAGAATGGCAGATCCACGAATTGTTGAAGAAGTATTGAACGCAGTATCCATTCCAGTAATGGCAAAAGCACGTATCGGACATATTGTTGAAGCAAGAGTTTTAGAGGCTATGGGAGTAGATTATATTGATGAGAGTGAAGTGCTGACTCCAGCAGATGAAGAGTTTCATTTATTAAAAAGTGATTTTACAGTTCCATTTGTTTGCGGCTGCCGAGATCTTGGTGAAGCAGCTCGACGCATTGGAGAAGGGGCTGCAATGCTTCGTACGAAGGGTGAGCCTGGTACAGGAAACATTGTAGAGGCTGTCCGCCATATGCGCAAGGTTCAAGCACAAGTTCGTAAAGTAACGCTTATGAGTGATGATGAGATCATGACAGAGGCAAAAATTTTAGGAGCACCTTATGAAGTATTAAAACAAATTAAGAAAGAAGGAAAACTTCCAGTCGTTAACTTTGCGGCAGGTGGTGTAGCTACTCCAGCGGATGCTGCCCTTATGATGGAGCTAGGTGCAGATGGAGTATTCGTAGGATCTGGTATTTTTAAATCTGAAAACCCTGAAAAATTTGCAAGTGCGATTGTACAAGCTACAACGTATTACAATGATTATGATTTAATTGGGAAGCTATCCAAAGAATTGGGTAATCCGATGAAAGGGATTGAAATTTCGAAACTAGCTGCTGCAGAAAGGATGCAGGACCGTGGCTGGTAA
- the pdxR gene encoding MocR-like pyridoxine biosynthesis transcription factor PdxR, whose amino-acid sequence MDMLSCHLNRSIDIPLYEQLYLFIKKEITEGRLEYGSKLPSKRKLAEFLKISQNTVETAYDQLTSEGYVEVLPRKGYYVMAHEDLAYVQTIKPILDMNKENSMEYKYHFHPSWIDTENFPFDKWRKFAKDTIDKQHHSLLLLGESQGEYELRREIAHYLYHARGVQCSPEEIIIGAGIEILLQQLVLLFGEKTVYGVEDPGYHLILRILKSYPNEVYPLEVDEEGVKVKPLDSSSINVVYATPSHHFPYKTVLSVNRRTKLLNWAAEADNRYIIEDDYDSEFRYSGKSIPSLQSMDHGDKVIYLGSFSKSLIPSLRISYMVLPKRLLKRYKEELNFYHSSVSRIDQHILTQFMREGDFEKHLNRMRKVYRRKLDSIIGLLKPFHEVLTIIGEHSGLHIVLVVNNGMDEQELVQKAANASIKVYPLSYYSLEKNYENPPKIILGFAGIPEDELENAIHLLLKSWDVL is encoded by the coding sequence ATGGATATGTTATCGTGTCATTTAAATCGTTCAATTGATATACCTTTATATGAACAATTATATTTATTTATTAAGAAAGAAATTACTGAAGGTCGCTTAGAATATGGTTCAAAACTTCCCTCGAAGCGCAAATTAGCGGAGTTTCTTAAAATTAGTCAAAATACAGTTGAAACCGCTTATGATCAATTGACATCTGAAGGCTATGTTGAGGTATTGCCTCGAAAAGGCTATTATGTGATGGCTCATGAGGATTTAGCCTATGTCCAAACGATTAAACCTATTCTGGACATGAATAAAGAAAATAGTATGGAATATAAATATCATTTTCATCCAAGCTGGATCGATACAGAAAATTTCCCATTTGATAAATGGAGGAAATTCGCAAAAGATACAATAGATAAGCAGCATCATTCCCTCCTATTACTTGGTGAGTCACAAGGAGAATATGAGCTTCGCCGAGAAATTGCCCATTATTTATATCATGCTCGAGGTGTACAATGTTCACCAGAGGAAATTATCATAGGAGCCGGTATTGAAATATTATTACAGCAGCTTGTACTTTTATTCGGTGAAAAAACAGTTTATGGTGTTGAAGACCCAGGGTATCATTTAATTTTACGAATTCTCAAAAGCTATCCGAATGAAGTTTATCCTCTTGAAGTAGATGAAGAAGGGGTAAAAGTGAAGCCTTTAGATAGCTCAAGTATTAATGTAGTTTACGCAACACCATCACATCACTTTCCATATAAGACAGTACTCTCTGTCAACCGACGAACAAAGTTATTAAATTGGGCAGCTGAGGCGGATAATCGGTATATTATTGAAGATGATTATGATAGTGAATTTCGATATAGCGGTAAATCCATCCCTTCCCTACAAAGCATGGATCATGGTGATAAAGTCATTTATCTCGGATCCTTCTCAAAATCCTTGATCCCATCGCTTCGAATTAGCTATATGGTACTGCCAAAACGATTGCTGAAGCGCTACAAGGAAGAGTTAAATTTTTATCATTCCTCTGTTTCGAGAATTGACCAGCATATTTTAACACAGTTTATGAGAGAGGGAGATTTTGAAAAGCATCTAAATAGAATGCGAAAAGTCTATAGGCGCAAGCTTGATAGCATCATTGGGCTGTTAAAGCCATTTCATGAAGTGTTAACTATTATTGGAGAGCATTCAGGCCTTCATATCGTCCTTGTCGTAAATAATGGCATGGATGAACAAGAACTCGTCCAAAAAGCGGCCAATGCGAGCATAAAGGTTTATCCACTCTCTTATTATTCACTTGAGAAAAATTACGAAAATCCTCCCAAAATCATTCTCGGTTTTGCAGGAATTCCAGAGGACGAATTAGAAAATGCCATTCATTTATTGTTAAAAAGCTGGGATGTTTTGTAA
- a CDS encoding dicarboxylate/amino acid:cation symporter, which translates to MSLTKKILIGMGLGIITGLLFNLAIPGFFDSASKYLLIPLGKIFINLIKMLVVPIVIVSLILGSAGISDPRKLGRIGGKTIAFFLVTTAIAIILALAVGMLFQPGAGDFQLEGAEYEEKEAPPVIETLLNIIPTNPFNAMVQESMLQIIAFSIFIGFGLARLGDKVQGIVRIVEQANEVLMYLVNVIMKFAPYGAFALIATAIGGQGLDAVIAMGKYMFVVLFVLLLHLIIVYGSALSFLGKMNPIKFLKGFSPAMVVAFSTSSSSATLPISMKSAQNNLGVSKTVSSFVQPLGATINMDGTAIMQGVATIFIAQVYGQNLSMSQLLTVILTATLASIGTAGVPGAGIIMLSMVLTSVNLPVEAIALVLGVDRLIDMCRTSINITGDAVCAVIISRSEDTVETGDSEIVNVGKHLS; encoded by the coding sequence ATGTCGTTAACCAAGAAAATATTGATTGGAATGGGCTTAGGTATTATTACTGGCTTGTTATTTAACCTTGCAATTCCAGGGTTTTTTGACTCAGCCTCAAAATATTTATTAATTCCTCTAGGAAAAATATTCATAAATTTAATAAAGATGCTTGTTGTTCCAATTGTAATCGTTTCACTAATATTAGGAAGTGCAGGAATAAGTGATCCAAGAAAGCTCGGAAGAATTGGCGGAAAAACGATTGCATTCTTCCTGGTTACGACTGCAATCGCCATTATTTTGGCTTTAGCTGTAGGAATGCTATTTCAGCCAGGAGCAGGAGATTTTCAACTGGAAGGTGCGGAATATGAAGAAAAGGAAGCACCACCTGTTATTGAGACATTACTTAATATTATTCCGACAAATCCATTCAATGCAATGGTTCAAGAATCAATGCTGCAAATTATTGCCTTTTCAATTTTTATAGGATTTGGTTTAGCACGCCTAGGTGATAAGGTTCAAGGAATAGTCCGCATAGTTGAACAAGCCAATGAAGTACTCATGTATTTAGTAAATGTAATCATGAAATTTGCTCCTTATGGTGCGTTTGCTTTAATTGCTACTGCCATAGGCGGACAGGGCTTAGATGCAGTAATCGCAATGGGAAAATATATGTTTGTGGTCCTTTTTGTTTTGCTGCTGCATCTTATCATAGTTTACGGTTCTGCTTTATCATTCCTAGGAAAAATGAATCCAATAAAGTTTTTAAAGGGTTTTTCTCCTGCAATGGTTGTTGCATTTAGCACGTCTAGCAGCAGTGCAACACTACCAATTTCCATGAAGTCAGCCCAAAACAATCTCGGAGTTTCTAAAACAGTCAGCAGTTTTGTACAACCATTAGGTGCAACAATAAATATGGATGGTACTGCTATCATGCAGGGAGTAGCTACGATCTTTATTGCTCAAGTTTATGGCCAAAATTTAAGCATGAGCCAATTGCTGACAGTTATATTAACTGCAACACTTGCAAGTATTGGTACTGCGGGAGTTCCTGGTGCTGGTATAATCATGCTTTCTATGGTGTTAACGTCAGTCAATCTACCTGTTGAAGCAATTGCATTAGTACTAGGAGTCGATCGCCTTATTGACATGTGCAGAACATCCATTAATATTACCGGGGATGCAGTTTGTGCGGTAATTATTTCAAGGTCAGAGGATACGGTAGAAACAGGGGATTCAGAGATAGTAAATGTAGGTAAACACTTAAGTTGA
- a CDS encoding GNAT family N-acetyltransferase has translation MYWCKVARTEKEFTEIAKLNYETFVEEIPQHEPDKNGIRVDPFHNENKYIIVLKDQELAGMIAIRDQRPFSLDKKVGPVEELLSEDALEGKLCEIRLLAVRKEHRNGRVFIMLVGALSDYAYRKGYSAAVISGTVRELKLYKQMGFEAFSDPVGSDDAQFIPMVLTRKLYEQSVGARLKQKRYSFYPGPVQLTDDIQSSLIDGPVSHRSYDFTVTMEKVKDRLKNMSHAKYIHLLAGSGTLANEAMIAQLKRLSGKGLILVNGTFGERLLNQAKRWGLTFDCMHLEWGQPYDEVQLSSKLAEETYEWLLMAHGETSTGMLNHLEMVQNLCNTHHVKLCLDCVSSFGSLPFSLSDVYLATGVSGKAIGTMSGLSFVFSNHEIAIDPTLPSYLDLGLYANGKIPFTYSSQLLNSFETALNAYKDNNRYTLLKNRYEQLLSSESNKELSFLTPYGYPMIVTLMGEESCPNMAEDAALSGFDLHYKSAYLEEKGWVQLSIIQPDFEVAWKKFRKWLLNYKTYQTME, from the coding sequence ATGTATTGGTGTAAAGTTGCACGCACAGAAAAGGAATTTACGGAAATTGCAAAATTAAATTACGAAACGTTTGTGGAGGAAATTCCACAGCATGAGCCGGATAAGAATGGCATTCGTGTGGACCCTTTTCATAACGAGAATAAATATATTATTGTTCTTAAAGATCAAGAGCTTGCTGGGATGATTGCCATACGTGATCAACGCCCCTTTTCCTTAGATAAGAAGGTAGGACCAGTCGAAGAATTACTTTCAGAAGATGCATTGGAAGGAAAGCTATGTGAAATTAGACTGCTTGCTGTGAGAAAAGAGCATCGAAATGGTCGTGTTTTTATCATGCTTGTCGGTGCACTATCTGATTATGCTTATCGAAAAGGATACAGTGCCGCGGTTATTTCCGGGACAGTTCGTGAACTAAAGCTGTATAAACAAATGGGTTTTGAGGCATTTTCAGATCCCGTTGGCTCAGACGATGCTCAATTTATTCCTATGGTATTGACAAGGAAGCTATATGAACAATCGGTTGGAGCAAGACTTAAACAAAAGAGATACTCCTTTTATCCAGGACCTGTACAATTAACAGACGATATTCAATCTTCCCTTATAGATGGGCCAGTTTCACATCGATCTTATGACTTTACAGTAACCATGGAAAAAGTAAAGGATCGTTTAAAGAATATGAGTCATGCAAAATATATTCATTTATTGGCTGGAAGCGGAACTTTAGCAAATGAAGCAATGATCGCCCAGCTAAAACGGCTTTCTGGAAAAGGATTAATTCTTGTAAATGGGACATTTGGAGAACGGTTACTGAATCAAGCAAAGAGATGGGGGCTCACATTTGATTGTATGCATCTCGAATGGGGGCAACCTTATGATGAGGTTCAATTATCTAGTAAACTTGCAGAAGAAACATATGAATGGCTATTAATGGCCCATGGTGAGACATCAACTGGTATGCTAAATCATTTAGAAATGGTGCAAAACCTTTGTAACACGCATCATGTTAAGCTCTGTCTCGATTGTGTGAGTTCATTTGGCTCGCTGCCTTTTTCACTTTCCGATGTTTATTTAGCAACCGGAGTGAGTGGAAAAGCAATTGGCACAATGAGTGGATTATCGTTTGTATTTTCAAATCATGAAATTGCCATAGATCCAACCTTACCTTCTTACCTAGATTTAGGCTTGTATGCGAATGGAAAGATTCCCTTTACATACTCATCCCAGTTATTAAACAGCTTCGAAACAGCATTAAATGCCTATAAGGATAATAATCGCTATACATTATTGAAAAACCGTTACGAACAACTTCTCAGCTCAGAAAGCAATAAAGAATTGTCATTTTTAACACCTTACGGATATCCAATGATTGTTACATTAATGGGTGAAGAGAGCTGTCCGAATATGGCAGAGGATGCTGCACTATCTGGTTTTGATTTACATTATAAAAGTGCCTATTTAGAGGAAAAAGGCTGGGTACAGCTATCAATCATTCAACCAGACTTTGAAGTAGCATGGAAAAAGTTTCGCAAGTGGCTTCTAAATTATAAAACTTACCAAACAATGGAATGA
- a CDS encoding exodeoxyribonuclease III, whose product MKFVSWNVNGIRACVKKGFLDYFHEVDADIFCIQESKLQEGQIELELEGYHQFWNYALKKGYSGTAVFTKKKPLSVKYGVGENETEEEGRIITLEFENFYLVNVYTPNSQRDLARLAYRLEWEDKLLEYLHELDQNKPVIYCGDLNVAHNEIDLRNPKSNDGNSGFTTEERGKMTRLLDSGFVDSFRYVYPDAEGAYTWWSYMSKVRERNIGWRIDYFIVSEKLKDAINSAQIHCDVMGSDHCPVVLETKLFI is encoded by the coding sequence ATGAAATTTGTTTCTTGGAATGTAAATGGAATAAGAGCTTGCGTGAAGAAGGGCTTTTTAGATTATTTTCATGAGGTAGATGCTGATATTTTTTGTATACAAGAATCAAAGCTTCAAGAGGGACAGATTGAACTTGAGCTAGAAGGCTATCATCAGTTTTGGAATTATGCTCTAAAGAAGGGCTATTCAGGAACGGCCGTTTTTACAAAAAAGAAACCTTTATCAGTTAAATATGGGGTAGGGGAGAACGAAACAGAAGAAGAAGGCAGGATCATTACGCTTGAATTTGAAAACTTCTATCTAGTTAATGTCTATACGCCTAATTCACAGCGTGACTTGGCACGTCTAGCATATCGGTTAGAATGGGAGGACAAGCTCCTAGAATATCTTCATGAATTAGACCAGAATAAGCCTGTTATTTATTGTGGAGATCTTAATGTTGCTCATAATGAGATTGATTTAAGAAATCCAAAATCAAATGATGGTAACTCTGGATTTACGACAGAAGAACGGGGGAAGATGACAAGATTGCTTGATTCGGGCTTCGTTGATTCCTTCAGATATGTATATCCTGATGCAGAAGGGGCTTATACTTGGTGGTCCTATATGTCAAAGGTAAGAGAGCGAAATATTGGGTGGCGGATTGATTATTTTATCGTATCTGAAAAGCTGAAAGATGCAATAAATTCAGCTCAAATACATTGTGACGTGATGGGGAGTGACCATTGTCCAGTTGTTTTAGAAACGAAATTGTTTATATAA
- a CDS encoding OsmC family protein, protein MAEHYFQLIAHWPGLRNDVGEIETGGLKTKVSIPPEMDGPGVGTNPDEMLLGAAATCYIITLAAMMERSHLEKIDLTMESIGIVDVTKGIITYKKIIHRPCITLKKNASEKDVNLALKLAQKAEASCMISRALKGNVEIELDVTILKK, encoded by the coding sequence ATGGCTGAGCATTATTTTCAACTAATAGCACATTGGCCTGGTCTCAGAAATGATGTCGGTGAAATAGAAACAGGCGGATTAAAAACAAAGGTTTCCATCCCTCCTGAAATGGACGGACCGGGAGTTGGAACGAATCCAGATGAAATGCTTCTTGGCGCAGCGGCAACTTGCTATATTATTACATTGGCAGCAATGATGGAAAGAAGCCATTTAGAAAAGATTGACTTAACAATGGAATCTATTGGTATTGTGGATGTTACAAAAGGTATCATCACATACAAAAAAATCATCCATCGTCCATGCATTACTCTAAAGAAAAATGCCTCTGAAAAAGATGTGAATTTAGCATTGAAATTAGCGCAAAAAGCTGAGGCATCTTGCATGATCTCACGTGCATTAAAAGGTAATGTTGAGATTGAATTAGACGTGACAATACTTAAAAAATAA
- a CDS encoding cell wall hydrolase: MAVVKATDSDIDLLARLLRAEAEGEGEQGMMMVGNVGINRIRANCSDFIGIRTIPQMVYQPHAFEATQNSYFYQRARDSERRLARRAVNGEWIWPAKYSLWYFRPPADCPPTWYDQPFVGRYKLHCFYEPTAVECENVYNTF; encoded by the coding sequence ATGGCTGTAGTAAAGGCAACTGATTCAGATATTGACTTATTAGCAAGATTGCTACGGGCAGAGGCTGAGGGCGAAGGAGAGCAAGGAATGATGATGGTTGGAAATGTTGGTATAAATCGAATTAGGGCAAATTGTTCAGACTTTATAGGAATACGAACAATTCCACAAATGGTCTATCAGCCACATGCATTTGAAGCGACACAAAATAGTTACTTTTACCAGAGGGCTAGGGACAGTGAACGACGCCTCGCGCGTCGGGCTGTTAATGGAGAGTGGATATGGCCTGCTAAATATTCTCTCTGGTATTTTAGACCGCCTGCAGATTGCCCTCCTACTTGGTATGATCAACCTTTTGTGGGGCGTTATAAGCTTCACTGCTTTTATGAGCCTACTGCAGTGGAATGTGAAAATGTATATAATACATTTTAA